In Halobacteriovorax marinus SJ, the following proteins share a genomic window:
- a CDS encoding S41 family peptidase: MKRESGRSVRAIALCITLSVGGLFMGFVGTEKVLAVTKSRFEKLELFNKVLFLVESQYYREVDTDKLIQGAIKGMMNTLDPHSAFLNKEVFAKMQEETQGEFGGLGLEVTQKNGHLIVVTPIEDSPAFKAGILPGDRIVEINHESTIGVTLEEAVDKMRGKNGDKITIGVVRENEEGVKNFVLTRQIIKIKPVKYDVVRKNYGFVRLKQFQKRSAEGIINALKDIRKKTEKNGGLKGVILDLRSNPGGLLDEAVDVTSIFLKDGIVVSTEGRDPKNKEIRYVKKSGYKELDVPLVVLINSSSASASEIVSGAIQDMKRGIIMGSQSFGKGSVQTVAKIDDEKGVKLTIAQYMTPKGRKIQAVGIVPDVFVDEVEATWVSENRKESSYIRESDLKNHLTATIETKEEKKRRLVREKEDRKERMEKLKKLKKEKKKDHKNMWMIKYNPSEDYQVLQAVNYIRSFDLFKKMNK; encoded by the coding sequence ATGAAAAGAGAGAGTGGCAGAAGCGTAAGAGCTATAGCTCTTTGTATCACTTTATCTGTTGGAGGCCTCTTTATGGGCTTCGTTGGAACAGAGAAGGTTTTGGCGGTTACAAAGTCAAGATTTGAGAAGTTAGAGTTATTCAATAAAGTTTTATTCTTAGTTGAGTCTCAATACTACCGTGAAGTTGATACTGATAAATTAATTCAAGGTGCAATTAAGGGGATGATGAATACATTAGATCCTCACTCTGCATTCTTAAATAAAGAAGTCTTTGCAAAGATGCAAGAGGAGACTCAAGGTGAATTTGGTGGACTTGGACTAGAAGTTACTCAGAAAAATGGCCACCTCATTGTTGTTACTCCTATTGAGGATTCTCCCGCTTTTAAGGCAGGAATACTTCCTGGAGATAGAATTGTAGAAATCAATCATGAGTCTACAATTGGAGTTACTCTGGAAGAAGCTGTCGATAAAATGAGAGGAAAGAACGGCGATAAAATCACTATTGGCGTAGTTAGGGAAAATGAGGAAGGAGTTAAGAACTTCGTACTCACAAGACAAATCATAAAGATCAAACCTGTTAAATATGATGTCGTAAGAAAGAATTATGGATTTGTAAGATTAAAGCAATTCCAAAAAAGATCAGCAGAGGGAATTATTAATGCCCTTAAAGATATCAGAAAAAAGACAGAGAAGAACGGTGGACTCAAAGGTGTTATTCTTGATTTAAGATCTAACCCTGGTGGACTACTCGATGAAGCTGTAGATGTAACTTCAATCTTTCTAAAGGATGGTATTGTCGTTAGTACTGAAGGCCGAGATCCAAAGAATAAAGAAATTAGATACGTGAAAAAGTCAGGTTACAAAGAATTAGATGTGCCGCTAGTTGTACTTATTAATTCATCTTCAGCATCTGCAAGTGAAATTGTCTCAGGAGCAATACAAGATATGAAGAGGGGAATTATCATGGGTTCTCAATCATTTGGAAAAGGTTCTGTTCAGACTGTTGCTAAGATTGATGATGAGAAGGGCGTTAAGCTTACAATCGCTCAGTATATGACTCCTAAAGGAAGAAAAATTCAGGCGGTAGGAATTGTTCCTGATGTATTCGTCGATGAGGTTGAGGCCACATGGGTTAGCGAAAATAGAAAAGAATCTAGTTACATCAGGGAGTCAGACTTAAAGAATCACCTCACTGCAACGATAGAGACTAAAGAAGAAAAGAAACGTCGTCTAGTCAGAGAGAAAGAAGATAGAAAAGAGAGAATGGAAAAGCTCAAAAAGCTTAAAAAAGAAAAGAAGAAAGATCATAAGAATATGTGGATGATTAAATATAATCCAAGTGAGGATTACCAAGTTCTTCAGGCCGTAAATTATATTCGTTCATTTGATCTCTTTAAGAAAATGAATAAATAA
- a CDS encoding murein hydrolase activator EnvC family protein, with amino-acid sequence MARIAPSIFITLALTLSCSKVFAAKSSTISDLRKNLRSQERVLKKINHRIISLEKSLGSKNKDYIQILESKRTIENQIYKNSEKIEKYLVVVKEEKEKVKNLLGSVVANSLSDEETSADLLTKKMMAKALTQKILKLKAIEQVLELKQKKYKEITDSFKGLEESERTLLTVIENLENQKKEYASQYVEVEKKRTDLSAEISSLKSKIVYNKSKKKISSNKTLVNLRFSSPIEDYVAVEYGKKGINFKFRDRQPIKNTINGKVSFVGSLSNYGNVIMVEHGNQTRSIFLGQLKSKVKKGQSVNAGDILGYTLVNKKSRELAKLYFEVRKKNIAQNTSLLMDEAFVAKNNLNNVNI; translated from the coding sequence GTGGCACGAATAGCCCCGTCAATCTTCATTACATTAGCTCTAACTCTCTCTTGCTCTAAGGTCTTTGCTGCTAAGAGCTCAACAATCTCTGATCTTCGAAAGAATTTGAGATCACAGGAGAGAGTCCTTAAAAAAATTAATCATAGAATTATTAGTCTTGAAAAATCTCTAGGAAGTAAGAATAAAGATTATATTCAGATCTTAGAGTCTAAGAGAACAATCGAAAATCAAATTTATAAGAATTCTGAAAAAATAGAGAAATATCTCGTTGTTGTAAAAGAAGAGAAGGAAAAAGTTAAGAACCTTCTTGGATCAGTTGTTGCTAATTCATTAAGTGATGAGGAAACGAGTGCAGATCTTTTAACTAAAAAGATGATGGCGAAGGCATTAACTCAGAAAATTTTAAAACTTAAGGCCATTGAACAGGTCTTAGAACTTAAGCAGAAGAAGTATAAAGAGATAACAGACTCTTTTAAAGGTTTAGAAGAGAGCGAGAGAACACTTCTTACTGTAATTGAGAATTTAGAAAATCAGAAAAAAGAATATGCTTCTCAATATGTTGAAGTTGAAAAGAAGAGAACCGATTTAAGTGCTGAGATCTCATCGCTTAAATCTAAGATTGTTTATAATAAATCAAAGAAGAAAATTAGTAGTAATAAAACATTAGTAAATTTAAGATTTTCATCTCCAATTGAAGACTATGTCGCAGTTGAATATGGTAAGAAGGGGATTAATTTTAAATTTAGAGATCGCCAGCCAATTAAGAATACGATTAATGGGAAAGTTTCTTTCGTAGGTTCTTTATCTAATTATGGTAACGTCATTATGGTTGAACATGGAAATCAGACCAGATCAATCTTTCTAGGACAATTAAAGAGCAAGGTAAAGAAAGGGCAATCGGTAAATGCAGGAGATATTCTTGGTTATACCCTCGTTAATAAGAAGTCTCGTGAGTTAGCGAAATTATATTTTGAAGTGAGAAAGAAGAATATCGCTCAAAATACTTCTCTGTTAATGGATGAAGCATTCGTAGCAAAAAATAATCTAAACAATGTAAATATATAA
- a CDS encoding SPFH domain-containing protein produces MFYLSNFFLNIKNHPFWGGLFAMTSIFVLACAINFTSIEESVFATNSSYSTGPYFHALISGQENHKRISRKLTELPGVNRVEILGEAEIQDQVSKVLSNLDLGMEMEEMNLNYAGLKVILDKSLQERSQNLIRDYLVRLVGSSKLTLGAVKAISKAEELKNQVFTQFKEWGITVVSIACLVIWSLISIVFSSKVQQSSYIIEKFQRRNKVGLKVMLTGMATLLSFCFAISFSLGSVNTYGALIGVALVALLSIVQLRNLQWHE; encoded by the coding sequence ATGTTTTATCTAAGTAACTTCTTTCTAAATATAAAGAATCACCCTTTTTGGGGCGGCCTATTCGCAATGACTTCTATCTTTGTACTGGCATGTGCAATTAACTTCACAAGTATTGAAGAGAGTGTGTTTGCTACTAATTCATCTTACTCTACAGGGCCATACTTTCATGCGCTGATCTCTGGACAGGAAAATCATAAGAGAATATCGAGAAAACTTACGGAACTTCCTGGAGTGAATAGAGTTGAGATCTTAGGAGAAGCTGAGATTCAAGATCAAGTTTCAAAAGTACTTTCAAATCTGGATCTTGGGATGGAAATGGAAGAGATGAATCTTAACTATGCCGGACTAAAAGTTATTCTTGATAAAAGTCTGCAAGAGAGAAGTCAAAACCTAATTAGAGATTACCTTGTTAGACTCGTTGGTTCTTCAAAGTTAACACTTGGGGCAGTTAAAGCAATTTCAAAAGCAGAAGAATTAAAGAATCAAGTTTTTACACAATTTAAAGAGTGGGGAATAACTGTTGTAAGCATTGCTTGCTTGGTTATTTGGTCTCTCATTTCAATTGTCTTTTCTAGTAAAGTTCAGCAGAGCTCATATATTATTGAGAAATTTCAAAGAAGAAATAAAGTAGGACTAAAAGTTATGCTAACAGGTATGGCAACTTTACTTAGTTTTTGTTTCGCAATTAGTTTTAGCCTTGGAAGTGTGAACACGTATGGTGCCTTAATTGGGGTTGCCCTTGTCGCGTTACTTTCAATTGTACAGTTAAGGAATTTACAGTGGCACGAATAG
- a CDS encoding ATP-binding cassette domain-containing protein, which translates to MINNSFHRTQSPQNRSNFTSKNLFYLEDVTVTFGTTVGLRHVQFSVEKGEVVFITGASGAGKTTLLKVLAGDIEPDSGRVKRPDSSVFISQVFQDLRVFGNLSCRENLNFSYDPKFYNSRKEFDKDVMELSRIVGITDRLDIKMKNANGGLKQKIAIIRALLSRPDIIVCDEPTSSLDAESARKIFDILNLYNVKRKLTVIWASHNKELVKQFSGRIVHLDGGRLVYSGHACFI; encoded by the coding sequence ATGATCAATAATTCGTTTCATAGAACGCAAAGCCCACAAAATCGCTCAAATTTCACATCTAAAAACCTCTTCTATCTTGAAGATGTCACAGTTACGTTTGGTACAACTGTAGGTCTTAGACATGTTCAATTTTCAGTAGAAAAAGGTGAAGTCGTTTTTATAACAGGTGCTTCAGGGGCAGGTAAGACGACATTACTAAAAGTTCTTGCTGGAGATATTGAGCCGGATAGTGGGAGAGTGAAGAGACCTGATTCAAGTGTTTTTATCTCACAAGTTTTTCAAGATCTTAGAGTCTTTGGAAATTTAAGTTGTAGAGAGAATTTGAATTTTAGTTACGATCCTAAGTTTTATAATTCTAGAAAAGAGTTTGATAAAGATGTTATGGAGCTATCAAGAATTGTAGGTATCACTGATAGACTCGATATAAAGATGAAAAATGCAAATGGTGGATTAAAACAAAAGATTGCCATCATAAGAGCACTTCTTTCAAGGCCAGATATTATTGTTTGTGACGAACCAACAAGTTCACTTGATGCCGAGAGTGCTAGAAAGATATTTGATATTTTAAATTTATATAATGTTAAACGAAAGCTTACCGTTATCTGGGCCTCTCACAATAAAGAGTTGGTAAAACAATTCTCTGGGAGAATCGTACACTTAGATGGTGGTAGACTTGTTTACTCGGGGCATGCATGTTTTATCTAA
- a CDS encoding HD domain-containing protein, whose protein sequence is MDVTKKGRVVFDPIYGFIKLTPVEYEIIHSPFYQRLRWIKQLGFSFYVFPGAEHSRFGHSIGVMFNAHRILQSCSRAVSDEDLMDINCLSKEAIYHKSLRIGALLHDLGTFVFSHTTESAYITFGETTNSKGGKGLQDDHENLGSFIIKNTDYEGGITHILKKYGLDPQTISDLVKGVDPSILANQILHSEIDCDRMDYLLRDAHYTGLKYGAYDRDYLLHHFEVRKVDQHDILTIRHNALHCVEDFLMSRFAWYSQVIRSPRGSKYDAIAEKITFHFLEKGYIYRYSDLLDMIANDPMKFYGFNDSYFISLVQKHYSNGDLDKVPHIKDMALTLLLERGAKTINCSEFKQILFDQDKATENDKVVKKAQAKVKELEEYLQKNGSPEDWILPDLPKKDIIYVKSPKAIAKNGQKSNLLLERDPVKISYDNGDIKLLADVENSVISSLHKKMNYTPNVFCSMKTHERLVKAGLIPG, encoded by the coding sequence ATGGATGTTACGAAAAAGGGAAGAGTTGTCTTCGACCCTATCTATGGCTTTATAAAGCTAACCCCTGTTGAATATGAAATAATACATTCACCTTTTTATCAAAGATTGCGTTGGATAAAGCAGTTAGGATTTAGTTTCTATGTATTTCCAGGAGCTGAGCATTCTCGTTTTGGTCACTCTATTGGAGTTATGTTCAATGCCCACCGAATTCTTCAGTCATGCTCAAGAGCAGTTTCTGATGAAGATTTAATGGATATAAATTGTTTAAGTAAAGAAGCTATTTATCACAAGTCCTTAAGGATTGGTGCTCTATTGCACGATCTTGGTACTTTTGTTTTTTCCCATACAACTGAATCGGCGTATATCACTTTTGGAGAGACAACTAACTCAAAAGGTGGGAAGGGATTACAAGATGACCACGAGAACCTTGGTTCATTTATAATCAAGAATACAGATTACGAAGGTGGAATAACACATATTTTGAAAAAGTATGGTCTAGATCCGCAAACAATATCAGATTTAGTAAAGGGTGTTGATCCTTCAATCTTGGCAAATCAAATTCTTCATTCAGAGATTGACTGCGATAGAATGGACTACCTGCTTAGAGATGCTCACTATACTGGTCTAAAGTATGGAGCTTATGATCGCGACTATCTTCTTCACCACTTTGAAGTTAGAAAGGTCGATCAGCATGATATTCTAACGATCAGGCATAATGCTCTTCACTGTGTAGAAGATTTTCTAATGTCTAGATTTGCTTGGTACTCTCAAGTCATCAGATCACCTAGAGGATCAAAGTATGATGCTATTGCTGAGAAAATTACATTTCACTTTTTAGAGAAAGGTTATATTTATCGCTACAGTGATCTATTGGATATGATTGCAAATGATCCAATGAAGTTCTATGGCTTTAACGATAGTTACTTCATTAGCTTAGTTCAAAAGCATTATTCAAATGGAGATCTAGATAAAGTTCCTCATATAAAGGATATGGCGCTTACTTTATTATTAGAGAGAGGGGCGAAGACTATTAATTGTAGTGAGTTCAAGCAAATACTCTTTGATCAAGATAAGGCCACTGAAAATGATAAAGTCGTAAAAAAGGCACAGGCAAAAGTTAAAGAGCTAGAAGAGTATCTCCAGAAAAATGGAAGTCCGGAGGACTGGATTCTACCTGATCTTCCTAAGAAAGATATTATTTATGTTAAATCTCCAAAGGCCATTGCGAAGAATGGACAGAAGTCTAATTTATTACTAGAGAGAGATCCGGTAAAAATAAGTTATGATAATGGGGATATTAAACTTTTAGCAGATGTTGAAAATTCAGTTATCTCAAGTCTGCATAAGAAGATGAATTACACTCCCAATGTGTTTTGCTCAATGAAAACACATGAGAGGTTAGTTAAGGCCGGATTAATTCCAGGCTAG
- a CDS encoding sigma-54-dependent Fis family transcriptional regulator, with protein MTEMVAKNSTRIEELSSILLSTLDEQVFFNEISKCLNEIIASDRVRILRVRENGSSLLVSENGQSIEDGNIIEKGSGISGHVLRTKKSYFSNNISRDPLFASNCDSDTVAELCVPLGCDGFMIGTIHIQSLSEERAFAREDITEVLEILNSIEKPVKNMKIYLSAKFLNESLSRQIEAKEKELEQSKSSVNVLDSYRIEERDIIGKSDSMKELIRVADKVAAVDVATLVLGESGTGKEMVARRVHCRSERKEGAFISVDCSSLSEAQLEIELFGEEARDFTQAHNARLGLIEQANNGTLFINNIESMPVMIQSKLIKFLNEKMAFRVRGQIPYRSDVRIIASSAKDFSELVEKGLFREDLFYALNTMSLRVPALKDRVEDIEMLASFFLNKGKSAELQKSLAPGALKSLQDYHWPGNVRELQSVMERAFILSDGMIVERDHLSESVSQAEKVEEIVDSKVIEFSEMTLDELERKHICHTLEHLGGNKTKTAKTLGITVKTLYNKLHSYGMIEPKEA; from the coding sequence ATGACTGAGATGGTGGCTAAAAACTCTACAAGAATCGAAGAATTATCGTCTATTTTATTATCAACTCTAGACGAGCAAGTCTTCTTCAATGAGATCTCAAAATGCTTAAATGAAATCATCGCAAGTGATAGAGTTAGAATTCTTAGAGTAAGAGAAAATGGTTCATCATTATTAGTTAGTGAAAATGGCCAGTCTATAGAAGATGGAAACATCATCGAAAAAGGATCAGGAATTTCTGGTCATGTTCTTAGAACAAAGAAGTCATACTTCTCAAATAATATTTCAAGAGATCCACTCTTTGCTTCAAACTGTGATTCTGACACAGTAGCCGAGCTTTGCGTTCCTCTAGGTTGTGACGGTTTCATGATTGGAACTATTCATATTCAATCTCTATCTGAAGAGAGAGCGTTTGCAAGAGAAGATATTACTGAGGTTCTAGAGATTTTAAACTCAATTGAAAAACCAGTAAAAAATATGAAAATTTACTTATCAGCTAAGTTCTTAAACGAGTCTCTATCTAGACAGATTGAAGCTAAGGAAAAAGAACTAGAGCAGAGTAAGTCTAGTGTAAATGTATTAGACTCATACAGAATTGAAGAAAGAGATATTATTGGTAAGTCTGATTCTATGAAAGAGCTCATTAGAGTAGCTGACAAAGTAGCAGCTGTAGATGTTGCAACTTTAGTTCTAGGTGAATCTGGAACAGGTAAAGAAATGGTTGCGAGAAGAGTTCACTGTAGAAGTGAAAGAAAAGAGGGTGCATTTATCTCTGTAGATTGCTCGTCTCTCTCAGAAGCACAATTAGAAATTGAATTATTTGGTGAAGAAGCTAGAGATTTCACGCAAGCACATAATGCAAGACTTGGATTAATTGAGCAGGCGAATAATGGAACTCTATTCATTAATAATATTGAGTCAATGCCAGTCATGATTCAGTCAAAGTTAATAAAGTTTTTAAATGAAAAAATGGCCTTTAGAGTAAGAGGACAAATTCCTTATAGATCAGATGTTAGAATCATTGCTTCAAGTGCAAAGGATTTTTCTGAGTTAGTTGAAAAAGGATTATTTAGAGAAGATTTATTTTACGCTCTAAATACTATGTCTCTAAGAGTACCAGCTCTAAAAGATAGAGTAGAAGATATCGAAATGTTAGCATCATTTTTCCTAAACAAAGGAAAGAGTGCTGAGCTACAAAAGTCATTAGCTCCTGGAGCGCTAAAGTCTTTACAAGATTACCACTGGCCAGGAAACGTAAGAGAGCTACAGTCGGTAATGGAAAGAGCATTTATTCTATCTGATGGAATGATTGTTGAGAGAGATCACTTATCTGAAAGTGTTTCTCAAGCTGAAAAAGTTGAAGAGATTGTTGATTCAAAAGTTATCGAGTTTAGCGAAATGACTTTAGATGAATTAGAAAGAAAGCATATCTGTCATACACTAGAGCACTTAGGTGGTAATAAAACTAAGACTGCTAAGACTTTAGGAATTACAGTTAAGACTCTTTATAACAAGCTTCACTCATACGGAATGATTGAGCCGAAAGAAGCTTAA